The sequence ATGGGGCATCCCATTATCGGCGATGGCAAATACGGCGGCTCGGGGCAGGAGAACCTTGGCGATGGCTGGGGGGCGCAACTGGGCGGAGAGATCAGCCGCAAGCTGCACCTGCATGCGCGGTCCCTCACGCTAACCCACCCCATGACCGGCGCGCATCTGCACCTGACCGCGCCCTTGCCCGATCACATGGCCCGCACCTGGGACACGCTGGGCTGGCATGCCAATGACGTGCCGACCGACCCGTTCGAGGATCTCGAATGACCGACCTGCGTCTGGTGATCTTCGACGTGGATGGCACGCTGGTGGACAGTCAGGCGCATATCCTGGCGGCCATGGCGCAGGCCTTTGCCGCCAACGGCCTGTCGACCCCGCCGCGGGCCGAGATTCTGCAGATCGTCGGCCTGTCCCTGCCTGTCGCCATGGCGCGGCTGGCGCCCGACCGCCCCGACCTGACCGCGCCCCTCGTCGAGGCCTACAAAGGGGCGTTTGCCGCCCTGCGCGTGGCCGATGACGACGCGGCGCTTTCCCCTTTGTTTCCCGGCGCGCGCGACCAGTTGACCGGCCTCGCGGCGCAGGATTTCACCCTGCTGGGCGTGGCGACGGGCAAATCCCGGCGCGGCCTGACGCATCTGTTCGAGATGCATGACATCGCGCCGCTGTTCCACACGGTGCAGGTCGCCGATGACCACCCGTCAAAACCCCATCCCGCGATGATCGCGGCCTGCCTGCTCGAGACCGGGGTCGCCGCCGATCATGCCGTGATCCTTGGCGATACGACCTATGACATCCAGATGGGCCGCGCGGCGGGCATTCACGCGCTGGGCGTCGCGTGGGGCTATCACCGGCCCGAGGCGCTGATGGCCGCCGGCGCCTGCGCCGTGCTCGACCGGTTCGACGACTTGCCGGGCGCGCTCGAAAAGGTATTTCAACGACCATGACCGAATGGAAAGCCAAGCGATTCTGGAAACAGGCCACCGTCACCCGCGACGCGGACGGATGGCAGGTCTTGCTCGATGGGCGCCCCGTCCGCACCCCGGCCAAGGCCGCGATGATCCTGCCCTCCGAAGACATGGCGCAGGCGATCGCGCTCGAATGGGATGCCCAGCAAGACGAGATCGCCCCCCTGACCATGCCGGTCACCCGCTCGGCCAACGCCGCGATCGACCGCGTGGCCACCCAGCACGCCGAAGTGGCCGAGATGCTGGCCGCCTACGGAGAAACCGACCTTCTGTGCCACCGCGCCGATCACCCCGATGAACTGGTGGCGCGCCAGACGGCCGATTGGGACCCCTTGCTCGATTGGGCCGCCGACAGGCTTGGCGCGCGCCTTTTTCCGACCGCCGGGGTCCTGCCTGTGGCCCAGCCCCGCGACAGCCTCGACCGTCTGGGGCAGGTCATCGCCGAAACCGGGCCCTTTCGCCTGACGGCGCTGCACGATCTGGTGACGCTGTCGGGGTCGGCGGTGCTTGGGCTGGCGGTGGCCTATGGCCGCCTGCCCCCCGACGACGCGTGGCGGCTGAGCCGAATCGATGAAGACTGGCAGATCGAACAATGGGGCCGTGACGAAGAAGCCGACGCCATGGCCGCCCACAAGGCGGGCCAGTTTTCCCATGCCGCGTGGTTCTGGCATCTCGCATCCGGCGAGTGACGCCCGACTGGCCATCCCAAAGGCGTGATTGCACAATTACGCATCAAGTGCTTAACGCGCGGGCGCAGCTTGGCGGCGGTCGGACCGATTTCCTCCCTGTTTCCCTTGACCTGTCGGCGCTTCTTTGCCCATTTTACGGGCAGTGAGGGGGGTGAAAGACTCTCACGGACCACTGCAACGCCCGAGGGGCGCATAAAAACGGCCCCCAAGGGTTGTCCATCAGGAAGAGGTAAAAATGAAGAAATCCGTATTTCTCGGCACGATCGCCGTCGCCGGCCTGACCGCCGGTCTCG comes from Roseibacterium elongatum DSM 19469 and encodes:
- a CDS encoding HAD-IA family hydrolase, which translates into the protein MTDLRLVIFDVDGTLVDSQAHILAAMAQAFAANGLSTPPRAEILQIVGLSLPVAMARLAPDRPDLTAPLVEAYKGAFAALRVADDDAALSPLFPGARDQLTGLAAQDFTLLGVATGKSRRGLTHLFEMHDIAPLFHTVQVADDHPSKPHPAMIAACLLETGVAADHAVILGDTTYDIQMGRAAGIHALGVAWGYHRPEALMAAGACAVLDRFDDLPGALEKVFQRP
- a CDS encoding ATP12 family chaperone protein, with amino-acid sequence MTEWKAKRFWKQATVTRDADGWQVLLDGRPVRTPAKAAMILPSEDMAQAIALEWDAQQDEIAPLTMPVTRSANAAIDRVATQHAEVAEMLAAYGETDLLCHRADHPDELVARQTADWDPLLDWAADRLGARLFPTAGVLPVAQPRDSLDRLGQVIAETGPFRLTALHDLVTLSGSAVLGLAVAYGRLPPDDAWRLSRIDEDWQIEQWGRDEEADAMAAHKAGQFSHAAWFWHLASGE